TGCTCTGGAACGTGGTCCTGCCGCTCTCGTGGCCGGCCGTGGCCGCCGTGGCCCTGTTTGGCGCGGCCGTCGTCTTCAACGACTACCTTTACACGTTCACGCTCGTCTCCGGACACGAGAACATGACGCTGATGGCGGACGTGGGCAGCAACCTGCTTGACATCGACGACCCGGGCCCTACGTTCGCGGAGATCCTTCTCGGCCTGGGGCCGGCGGCGTTCACGTGCGCCCTGTTCGCCGACGCCTTCGGGAAAGGGCTCGGGGCGGGCGTCATCGACTAGGCTACCCTCCGACGGTGGCCTAGCATGAGCGAGATGCTGTTCTCCCTGCGGCCGCGCGGCCGGCGCCCCAGCCGCGACTCGCTAGCGCTGCTCGCCGGCGTGGCTGTTGTCGTTCTGCGGAGGCGGCGACGTGTCGCCGTGATACTGGACGGGACCGAAGAGGCCGCCGAGCAGGAAGAGCCCAAGCAAGAAAAAGAACGGTCCCATATTCGTTCCCTCCTCAGCCGGTGCCGCCGGCCGCCGTCGCGAGCCGCCGCAGCCCGGCGTCCAAATCCGCCATGAGGTCCTCGACGGCCTCCAACCCCACGTGCAGGCGCAGGAGCGTCCCGGGCTCCACCCACGGCCGCACTGTGCGGACGCCTGTGAGCTGCGGCGGGGTGATGAGGCTTTCAAAGCCTCCGAAGCTCGCGCCGATCTGGAATAGCTGCAGGCCGTCGAGCATGGCCGCGACGGCCGCCCGCGACTCGGTTCGCAGCACCACCCCAAAGAGGCTCGACGACCCGGTGAAGTCACGCTTCCACAGCGCATGGCCGGGGTCCTCGGGCAGCGCCGGATGCAGCACGCGGATGACCTCGGGGCGGCGGGCGAACCAGCGGGCCAGGTCGAGCGCCGATTCCTCGTGCCGGCGCAGACGCACGGCGAGCGTGCGCAGCCCGCGGAGCGTCTCGTAGCACAGGTCCGGCGCCACGCAGTCGCCGAACTCGCCGACCCCGTCCTTGAGGCGCCGAAACAGCGCGTCGGTTCGGGCCGTGACCACGCCCATCATGAGATCGGAGTGGCCGGCGAGGTACTTGGTCGCCGCCTGGATCTCAACGTCGGCGCCGTGGTCAAACGCCCGAAAATACAGCGGCGTCGCCCAGGTGTTGTCGAAGAACACGATCGCGCCGCGCTCGTGGGCCGCGGCGGCGATCGCCGGGAGGTCCTGCACTTCGAACGTGAGCGACCCCGGGGACTCCGCGTGGACGACGCGCGTGTTCGGCCGGATGAGCCCGGCGATGCCGGCGCCCAACGTCGGGTCGTAGAACGTGGCCTCGACGCCGAAGCGGGTCAACACCGACGCACAGAACGTACGCGCCGGACCGTAGACGCTGTCCGGCACCAGCACGTGATCCCCTTGGCGGAGAAATACCGCGAGGGCCTGCGTGATCGCCGCAAGACCCGACGAGGTGACGATCGACCGGGCCCCGCCGGACAACTCGGCGAGCGCCTCCGTCAGCGCGAGGGTGATGGGGGTGCCGTCGATACCGTAGTGGAAGCTGGTATACTTGCGTTCCATGCGGCGCTCGTACGCGTCC
This bacterium DNA region includes the following protein-coding sequences:
- the metC gene encoding cystathionine beta-lyase, whose protein sequence is MRPETRLVHAGRDPARHQGTVNPPIHRASTIVFPTMDAYERRMERKYTSFHYGIDGTPITLALTEALAELSGGARSIVTSSGLAAITQALAVFLRQGDHVLVPDSVYGPARTFCASVLTRFGVEATFYDPTLGAGIAGLIRPNTRVVHAESPGSLTFEVQDLPAIAAAAHERGAIVFFDNTWATPLYFRAFDHGADVEIQAATKYLAGHSDLMMGVVTARTDALFRRLKDGVGEFGDCVAPDLCYETLRGLRTLAVRLRRHEESALDLARWFARRPEVIRVLHPALPEDPGHALWKRDFTGSSSLFGVVLRTESRAAVAAMLDGLQLFQIGASFGGFESLITPPQLTGVRTVRPWVEPGTLLRLHVGLEAVEDLMADLDAGLRRLATAAGGTG